The Dysidea avara chromosome 13, odDysAvar1.4, whole genome shotgun sequence genome includes a region encoding these proteins:
- the LOC136243357 gene encoding uncharacterized protein, whose protein sequence is MCERSEERRESKSALVSISTPSGLRTRVVRYSGDVSVLRSAILESFKDILQCSQSSVILQVRDDSWGEDVFVDVVGLDQEIPDRAVMRIMETIQSEEGAANNLSTAQSVAFNHPQDSGAVAAAPGKTSTQLQLSLSKSGVSLCRGTTQESSIPNVEMASPGLSDEDIKQRALIYKKESIRPLTEYQISVNKAAQEICLQNPVYLSSRQKLLDAARSKVNSSYSFKKGKSRSNKYCGAVESTATKRPRLTFDARVERMKRLEEDIQNLKERISYKEKRRQMAENVKNYKACDDITEEIASLSKQKRELENELLVLQKKTKRSMSYHSRNVASSQESDDSSSKTRRLHKSLKPKESKVVLEVSSVYSDDSSSADTIILSDNESSQTSSRGQSSSNSQMSSGDQTSFVDESPSVDQTSSTELMSSTDQISSAGQMSFVGQITNQQKDTLF, encoded by the exons ATGTGTGAACGAAGCGAGGAACGAAGAGAAAGCAAGAGTGCGCTGGTGTCTATCAGCACACCTAGTGGGCTAAGAACAAGAGTTGTGAGATATAGTGGCGACGTCTCTGTCCTCCGTTCTGCAATTCTAGAGAGCTTTAAGGATATTTTGCAGTGCAGCCAGAGTAGTGTGATATTGCAAGTACGAGATGACAGCTGGGGAGAGGACGTGTTTGTTGATGTAGTTGGCTTGGACCAGGAAATTCCTGACAGAGCTGTGATGAGGATAATGGAAACAATTCAGTCCGAGGAAGGTGCAGCCAACAATCTTTCCACCGCACAGTCG GTGGCCTTTAACCATCCTCAGGATTCTGGTGCGGTTGCAGCAGCCCCTGGTAAAACTTCTACCCAACTCCAATTAAGCTTATCCAAGTCTGGTGTTTCGCTTTGCAGAGGCACAACACAG GAATCTAGCATTCCAAATGTTGAGATGGCTAGTCCAGGTCTGTCTGATGAAGACATCAAGCAGAGAGCCCTTATTTACAAGAAGGAATCCATACGACCTCTAACTGAATATCAAATATCAGTAAATAAAGCAGCTCAAGAAATTTGCCTACAGAATCCCGTATATCTTTCAAGTCGTCAGAAGCTCTTGGATGCGGCTAGGAGTAAAGTAAATTCAAGCTACTCATTTAAGAAGGGGAAAAGCCGCAGTAACAAATATTGTGGAGCTGTAGAGTCCACTGCTACAAAACGGCCAAGGCTCACTTTTGATGCTAGAGTGGAACGCATGAAACGGTTGGAAGAAGACATACAAAATTTAAAGGAAAGAATATCATACAAAGAGAAAAGAAGACAGATGGCTGAAAATGTGAAAAACTACAAGGCTTGTGACGATATTACTGAAGAGATTGCCAGTTTGTCCAAACAAAAACGTGAGCTAGAAAATGAACTGCTGGTTTTACAGAAAAAAACTAAAAGATCGATGTCCTACCATAGCAGAAATGTTGCTTCCAGTCAGGAGTCAGATGATTCCTCTAGTAAAACCAGGCGTTTGCATAAATCTTTGAAACCAAAGGAATCTAAGGTTGTGCTTGAAGTGTCAAGTGTATATAGTGATGACAGCAGTAGTGCAGATACAATCATACTCTCTGACAATGAAAGTTCACAAACATCTTCCAGAGGTCAATCATCATCAAATAGCCAAATGTCCTCTGGTGATCAGACTTCTTTTGTTGATGAATCACCTTCGGTTGACCAGACATCGTCCACTGAACTCATGTCTTCCACTGACCAGATCTCTTCTGCTGGCCAGATGTCTTTTGTTGGTCAAATAACTAACCAACAAAAAGATACACTTTTTTAG